A genomic region of Kribbella sp. NBC_00382 contains the following coding sequences:
- a CDS encoding cyanophycinase, protein MSEQQGGVTTSGPGALFAIGGAEDKLKKRLVLQEFVEAAGGSKARIVVVPTASALGPDVIDVYSALFAALGAASVVGVRPENREDADDPAFIEPLEQATGIFMTGGNQLKLSGVVTGTAFGRAVTAAHARGAAVGGTSAGASILAEHMIAFGRSGATPRQRMSQLAGGLGLVQGAIVDQHFAQRNRYGRLLSLVAQSPGLLGIGVDEDTAAVVRGSHLEVVGRGAVTIFDGSRITSNAHYASRSEAILASGVVLHVLPASSTFDLKARVLLSFGPQPPAEEIASIEAAEADLRKLAKEIAAEGVSPAYYAERKRRAGRRTAKATDSAKKTAVSQKAAASKKSRSSAAAQSRPEATEPLSAGAELSRPDTDPQADSGRA, encoded by the coding sequence ATGTCTGAACAGCAGGGTGGGGTGACGACGAGCGGGCCTGGTGCCTTGTTCGCCATCGGTGGGGCCGAGGACAAGCTGAAGAAGCGGCTGGTCCTGCAGGAGTTCGTCGAGGCGGCCGGCGGGTCGAAGGCGCGGATCGTGGTGGTTCCCACCGCCTCCGCGCTCGGTCCGGACGTGATCGACGTCTACTCCGCGCTGTTCGCCGCGCTCGGCGCCGCGAGCGTGGTCGGCGTCCGGCCGGAGAACCGTGAGGACGCCGACGATCCCGCCTTCATCGAGCCGCTCGAGCAGGCCACCGGCATCTTCATGACCGGCGGCAACCAGCTCAAGCTGAGCGGTGTCGTCACCGGTACCGCGTTCGGCCGGGCCGTCACCGCGGCCCACGCACGAGGTGCAGCCGTCGGCGGTACGTCGGCCGGTGCGAGCATCCTCGCCGAGCACATGATCGCCTTCGGCCGCTCGGGCGCCACCCCGAGGCAGCGGATGAGCCAGCTCGCCGGCGGGCTCGGACTCGTCCAGGGCGCCATCGTCGACCAGCACTTCGCCCAACGGAACCGGTACGGCCGCCTGCTCTCGCTCGTGGCGCAATCCCCCGGGTTGCTCGGCATCGGCGTCGACGAGGACACGGCGGCCGTAGTACGGGGATCTCACCTGGAGGTCGTCGGGCGGGGTGCTGTGACGATCTTCGACGGCAGCCGGATCACCTCCAACGCGCATTACGCGAGCCGGTCCGAGGCGATCCTCGCGTCGGGCGTCGTCCTGCATGTCCTGCCCGCGTCGTCGACCTTCGACCTGAAGGCGCGCGTGCTGCTGTCGTTCGGTCCGCAGCCGCCGGCCGAGGAGATCGCGTCGATCGAGGCCGCCGAGGCGGACCTGCGCAAGCTGGCCAAGGAGATCGCGGCCGAGGGCGTGTCCCCCGCGTACTACGCCGAGCGCAAGCGCCGGGCGGGCCGGCGTACGGCGAAGGCCACCGACTCCGCCAAGAAGACAGCTGTCTCGCAGAAGGCGGCGGCGTCGAAGAAGTCGAGGTCGTCGGCGGCGGCCCAGTCCAGACCGGAGGCGACCGAGCCTCTGAGCGCGGGCGCCGAACTCAGCCGACCAGACACCGACCCGCAAGCAGACAGTGGGAGAGCATGA